The following are encoded together in the Planctomycetia bacterium genome:
- a CDS encoding acyl-CoA thioesterase translates to MPAIYSHRLTVQPDEIDRLGHANNLVYLRWMLDAAVAHSTAQSWDSKAYEELGAVFVVRSHQIEYLRPAFAAEEVVVLTWVASFRRASSVRRYEMRRASDGKVLATAATEWAFVDLATRLPTRIHPRVLAAFEVAPDGPPEAT, encoded by the coding sequence ATGCCCGCCATTTATTCCCATCGCCTTACGGTGCAGCCGGACGAAATCGATCGCCTCGGGCACGCGAACAACCTGGTCTATCTGCGTTGGATGCTCGACGCCGCCGTGGCGCATTCCACGGCGCAGAGCTGGGATTCTAAGGCGTACGAAGAGCTTGGTGCGGTATTCGTCGTGCGCTCGCATCAGATCGAGTACTTGCGGCCGGCGTTCGCGGCGGAAGAAGTCGTCGTGCTCACCTGGGTCGCGTCTTTTCGACGCGCCAGCTCGGTTCGTCGGTATGAAATGCGGCGCGCTAGTGATGGAAAGGTGCTCGCCACCGCGGCGACCGAATGGGCGTTCGTCGATCTTGCCACACGGTTGCCGACGCGGATCCACCCGCGCGTCCTCGCGGCCTTTGAAGTAGCTCCGGACGGACCGCCGGAAGCGACTTGA